Proteins encoded in a region of the Loxodonta africana isolate mLoxAfr1 chromosome 22, mLoxAfr1.hap2, whole genome shotgun sequence genome:
- the LOC100658548 gene encoding olfactory receptor 5D18-like: MNSIVKNVNSRTINQCNKSGVTFTLLGFSDYPEVQVPLFFVFLTIYSVSVVGNIGMIVIIKINPRLHTPMYFFLSHLSFVDFCYSSIVAPKMLENLVVEDRTISLLGCVVQFFLFGTFVVTESFLLSVMAYDRFVAICNPLLYTVAMSRRLCAMLVLGSYAWGVVCSLVNTCSTFKLSFRGFNTVNHFFCELSSVLTLSCSDTSLTQLLLFIFVTLNDVLTLLIILTSYVFIVVTILKMRSASGRRKAFSTCASHLTAITLFHGTILFLYCVPNSKNSRYTFKVASVFYTVVIPMLNPLIYSLRNKDVKNTFSKIKDIKFFFH; the protein is encoded by the coding sequence AGTGTAATAAAAGTGGTGTCACATTCACCCTTTTGGGCTTCTCAGATTACCCAGAAGTACAGGTACCCCTCTTCTTTGTATTTCTGACCATCtacagtgtttctgttgtagggAATATTGGGATGATTGTAATCATCAAAATTAACCCCAGactgcacacccccatgtactttttcctcagccacctctcaTTTGTGGATTTCTGCTATTCCTCCATCGTTGCTCCCAAGATGCTAGAGAACCTAGTTGTTGAAGACAGAACCATTTCACTTTTAGGATGTGTAGTGCAGTTCTTTCTCTTTGGTACCTTTGTAGTGACTGAAtcctttttattatcagtaatggcctatgaccgctttgTGGCTATTTgcaaccctctgctctacacagttgCCATGTCCCGGAGACTCTGTGCTATGTTGGTGTTGGGATCATATGCATGGGGAGTAGTGTGTTCCTTGGTAAACACATGCTCTACTTTCAAATTATCTTTTCGTGGTTTCAACACAGTCAATCACTTCTTCTGTGAGCTCTCCTCAGTTCTCACTCTTTCTTGCTCTGATACTTCTCTCACCCAGTTACTGCTTTTTATCTTTGTCACTTTGAATGATGTGCTCACATTACTCATCATTCTCACCTCTTACGTGTTTATTGTTGTCACCATTTTGAAAATGCGTTCAGCCAGTGGTCGTCGTAAGGCATTTTCTACTTGTGCCTCTCATCTGACTGCCATCACCCtcttccatggcaccatcctCTTCCTCTACTGTGTGCCCAACTCAAAAAACTCCAGATACACCTTCAAAGTAgcctctgtgttttacacagtggtgatccctatgttgaatcccttgatctacagcctgaggaataaggatgtcaagaaTACATTCAGCAAGATAAAGGATATTAAGTTCTTTTTTCATTAA